A single window of Nocardioides kongjuensis DNA harbors:
- a CDS encoding cysteine dioxygenase, with translation MTQLAVLPLLEVVRNHAADPDLLHLLDHDPHERSWIRLLTTEDYELWLISWPAGAATDWHDHGSSSGAFTVLEGQLTEHTFDGGLQLIDLGPGDGKAFGAGYAHDVRNATDRPALSLHAYSPRLHTMTRFKFHGDRLEVLGVERAGEEW, from the coding sequence ATGACCCAGCTCGCCGTCCTGCCCCTGCTCGAGGTCGTTCGCAACCACGCGGCCGACCCCGACCTGCTCCACCTGCTCGACCACGACCCGCACGAGCGCTCGTGGATCCGCCTGCTCACCACCGAGGACTACGAGCTCTGGCTGATCTCGTGGCCCGCCGGCGCCGCCACCGACTGGCACGACCACGGCTCGTCGTCCGGTGCCTTCACCGTCCTGGAGGGCCAGCTCACCGAGCACACCTTCGACGGCGGGCTCCAGCTGATCGACCTGGGTCCCGGCGACGGCAAGGCGTTCGGCGCGGGCTACGCGCACGACGTCCGCAATGCGACGGACCGCCCCGCCCTCTCGCTGCACGCGTACTCGCCGCGGCTGCACACCATGACCCGGTTCAAGTTCCACGGCGACCGGCTCGAGGTGCTCGGCGTCGAGCGCGCGGGGGAGGAGTGGTGA
- the msrB gene encoding peptide-methionine (R)-S-oxide reductase MsrB, whose product MAYEVEKTDEEWRAELTPEEYQVLRKAGTERAFTGEYTDTETKGVYRCKACQAKLFESDTKFHSGCGWPSFYQPISDTIEYIEDNSHGMKRVEVRCANCGSHLGHVFPDGYGTPTGDRYCINSISLSLEPADEVDRG is encoded by the coding sequence ATGGCATACGAGGTCGAGAAGACGGACGAGGAGTGGCGCGCCGAGCTGACTCCCGAGGAGTACCAGGTGCTCCGCAAGGCCGGCACCGAGCGGGCCTTCACCGGTGAGTACACCGACACCGAGACCAAGGGCGTCTACCGCTGCAAGGCCTGCCAGGCCAAGCTGTTCGAGTCCGACACGAAGTTCCACTCCGGGTGTGGCTGGCCGAGCTTCTACCAGCCGATCAGCGACACCATCGAGTACATCGAGGACAACTCGCACGGCATGAAGCGGGTCGAGGTGCGCTGCGCCAACTGCGGCTCGCACCTCGGCCACGTCTTCCCCGACGGCTACGGCACGCCCACGGGAGACCGGTACTGCATCAACTCGATCAGCCTCAGCCTCGAGCCGGCCGACGAGGTCGACCGGGGCTGA
- the hemQ gene encoding hydrogen peroxide-dependent heme synthase, with amino-acid sequence MSDPQAHIQSNAAKINELNDTIRFTMWSVFRLEQTLGPDEVVRKDETAELEAFLAELAAEDVVVRGLYDVAGLRADADLMVWWHAADSDQLQGAYHRLRRTAFGSRLAPVWSQMALHRPAEFNRSHLPAFLADERAHAYAAVYPFVRSYEWYLLEDAERRRLLAEHGQMARGYPDVRANTVPSFALGDYEWILAFEADDLTRIVDLMRHLRGSETRRHVREEVPFYTGRRVEVAELLTRLP; translated from the coding sequence ATGTCGGACCCCCAGGCGCACATCCAGAGCAACGCGGCGAAGATCAACGAGCTCAACGACACCATCCGCTTCACCATGTGGTCGGTGTTCCGGCTCGAGCAGACGCTCGGTCCCGACGAGGTCGTTCGCAAGGACGAGACCGCCGAGCTGGAGGCCTTCCTCGCCGAGCTGGCCGCCGAGGACGTCGTCGTCCGTGGCCTGTACGACGTCGCGGGGCTGCGCGCCGACGCCGACCTGATGGTCTGGTGGCACGCCGCCGACAGCGACCAGCTGCAGGGCGCCTACCACCGGCTGCGCCGTACCGCCTTCGGGTCGCGGCTCGCCCCGGTCTGGTCGCAGATGGCACTGCACCGCCCCGCGGAGTTCAACCGCAGCCACCTGCCGGCGTTCCTCGCCGACGAGCGTGCCCACGCGTACGCCGCGGTCTACCCCTTCGTCCGCTCCTACGAGTGGTACCTCCTCGAGGACGCCGAGCGCCGCCGCCTGCTCGCCGAGCACGGCCAGATGGCCCGCGGCTACCCCGACGTGCGCGCCAACACCGTCCCCAGCTTCGCGCTCGGCGACTACGAGTGGATCCTCGCCTTCGAGGCCGACGACCTCACCCGGATCGTCGACCTGATGCGTCACCTGCGCGGCTCGGAGACTCGCCGCCACGTGCGCGAGGAGGTGCCGTTCTACACCGGTCGCCGCGTCGAGGTCGCCGAGCTGCTGACCCGGCTGCCCTGA
- the lysX gene encoding bifunctional lysylphosphatidylglycerol synthetase/lysine--tRNA ligase LysX: protein MSRPAVAPARLTGFRELLVRTVPSTSATLVAVWAGVCAVAGLVPSLRHGLREPLTVVSENVLLILPNLAYATFLALLAAALSTGKRAGWRILVGVLVINLADALGEFTARPRSNVAVAVATLLLVVVLLARNGFNTRVRSRSVLKAVAVLVPCLLLSIGLGFLLLQLFHGTLPGDQRLLWSLNRATGGVIGPRAFDGRPDDWVSDLIGFLGGVSLLGAFAVVFQSQAMRAKLTAPEERAVRALLDEYGRHDSLGYFATRRDKAAVFSEDGRAVVLHRVEVGVCLASGDPIGDVGSWPDAIARWQQLARDHGWSPAVLGASERAAHHYERAGLTALQLGDEAIIEVADFNQRRPRLPAIQRAVRRARRHGLTVRIRRHHQVSPEEMEQVRRLADAWRGDEPERGFSMALGRLGDPADGECLLAEALAPDGSVLALLSFVPWGTSGISLDLMRRDPDGPNGVIEFLVSTIAEHGSEHRIARISLNFAVLRSVFEEGGRIGAGPLLRGWRRVLLVLSRWWQLEALYRSNVKYEPAWFPRFLCYDDARMIPRVGVAAGIAEGFIDVPERIRTRRPLEPEHLSPERADEIVAAVEAHQELRARGRRRPEQVRIRLDRMSSMAQAGRAPYPAAGERPTSTAAALAAEDGTAVTVAGRLVAIRDHGGVVFVELRDWHGCVQCVLEADDLAPALEVFVGDCDLGDLVELHGTVGTSRSGERSVLATSWRMLAKCLHPLPGHVNGPMAPELRVRQRHLDLAMNDSAREHLRRRAEVLRAIRETLHGQDYLEVETPVLHTVHGGANARPFATYSNAYDLPLSLRIAPELYLKRLCVGGVERVYEMGRVFRNEGADRTHNPEFTALEAYDAHGDYTTMRHLCQELVTTAATAVHGRPVLVHRDADGQEHELPIDGTWTVRTVHDAVSAALGVRVDGATPVEDLRELAAAHGIAGAGLSADQVVLELYEALVEPTTVAPTFYTDFPTSVCPLTRSRDDNPALAERWDLVVLGMELATAYSELTDPVEQRRRLEAQSLLAAGGDPEAMVTDELFLQSLEVGMPPTGGLGMGVDRLLMLLSGDPIRSTVTFPLVRPDAEETAW, encoded by the coding sequence GTGTCTCGACCAGCAGTCGCTCCCGCCCGGCTGACCGGCTTCCGCGAGCTCCTGGTCCGCACGGTGCCGTCGACGAGCGCGACCCTGGTCGCCGTGTGGGCCGGTGTCTGCGCGGTCGCCGGCCTGGTCCCCTCGCTGCGCCACGGGTTGCGCGAGCCGTTGACCGTCGTCAGCGAGAACGTCCTGCTGATCCTGCCGAACCTCGCCTACGCCACCTTCCTGGCGCTGCTCGCCGCCGCCCTGAGCACCGGGAAGCGCGCGGGCTGGCGGATCCTGGTCGGGGTCCTGGTCATCAACCTGGCCGACGCCCTGGGCGAGTTCACCGCCCGCCCCCGCAGCAACGTCGCGGTCGCGGTCGCCACCCTGCTGCTCGTCGTGGTGCTGCTCGCGCGCAACGGGTTCAACACCCGCGTCCGGTCGCGATCGGTGCTCAAGGCGGTCGCCGTCCTCGTGCCGTGCCTGCTGCTGAGCATCGGCCTGGGCTTCCTCCTCCTCCAGCTCTTCCACGGCACCCTGCCGGGCGACCAGCGGCTGCTCTGGTCGCTCAACCGCGCCACCGGTGGCGTGATCGGCCCGCGTGCGTTCGACGGCCGGCCGGACGACTGGGTGAGCGACCTGATCGGGTTCCTCGGCGGCGTCTCGCTGCTCGGCGCGTTCGCCGTCGTGTTCCAGTCCCAGGCGATGCGCGCGAAGCTGACGGCCCCCGAGGAGCGCGCGGTGCGCGCGCTGCTCGACGAGTACGGGCGCCACGACTCGCTCGGCTACTTCGCGACCCGCCGCGACAAGGCCGCCGTGTTCTCCGAGGACGGCCGGGCCGTCGTCCTGCACCGGGTCGAGGTCGGCGTGTGCCTGGCCAGCGGTGACCCGATCGGCGACGTCGGGTCGTGGCCCGACGCGATCGCCCGCTGGCAGCAGCTCGCGCGCGACCACGGCTGGTCCCCCGCCGTGCTCGGGGCGAGCGAGCGCGCCGCCCACCACTACGAGCGGGCGGGGCTGACCGCCCTGCAGCTCGGCGACGAGGCGATCATCGAGGTCGCCGACTTCAACCAGCGCCGGCCACGGCTGCCGGCCATCCAGCGCGCCGTACGACGGGCCCGGCGCCACGGGCTGACCGTCCGGATCCGCCGTCACCACCAGGTCTCACCCGAGGAGATGGAGCAGGTGCGACGGCTCGCCGACGCGTGGCGCGGCGACGAGCCGGAGCGCGGCTTCTCGATGGCACTGGGTCGTCTCGGCGACCCGGCCGACGGCGAGTGCCTGCTCGCCGAGGCGCTGGCGCCCGACGGCTCGGTGCTCGCGCTGCTGTCGTTCGTGCCGTGGGGCACGTCCGGCATCTCGCTCGACCTGATGCGGCGCGATCCCGACGGCCCCAACGGCGTGATCGAGTTCCTCGTGAGCACGATCGCCGAGCACGGCTCCGAGCACCGGATCGCCCGGATCTCGCTGAACTTCGCGGTCCTGCGCTCCGTCTTCGAGGAGGGCGGGCGGATCGGCGCGGGCCCGCTGCTCCGGGGCTGGCGGCGGGTGCTCCTCGTGCTGTCGCGCTGGTGGCAGCTCGAGGCCCTCTACCGCTCGAACGTGAAGTACGAGCCCGCCTGGTTCCCCCGGTTCCTGTGCTACGACGACGCGCGGATGATCCCCCGCGTCGGCGTCGCGGCCGGCATCGCCGAGGGCTTCATCGACGTCCCGGAGCGGATCCGGACCCGGCGGCCGCTGGAGCCCGAGCACCTCTCCCCGGAGCGGGCCGACGAGATCGTGGCGGCCGTCGAGGCACACCAGGAGCTGCGCGCCCGAGGCCGGCGCCGGCCCGAGCAGGTGCGGATCCGCCTGGACCGGATGTCGTCGATGGCCCAGGCCGGGCGGGCGCCGTACCCGGCGGCCGGGGAGCGGCCGACCTCGACCGCCGCGGCCCTCGCGGCCGAGGACGGGACGGCGGTGACCGTGGCCGGCCGGCTGGTGGCGATCCGCGACCACGGCGGGGTCGTGTTCGTGGAGCTTCGCGACTGGCACGGCTGCGTGCAATGCGTCCTGGAGGCCGACGACCTCGCGCCGGCCCTCGAGGTCTTCGTCGGGGACTGCGACCTCGGCGACCTCGTCGAGCTGCACGGCACCGTCGGCACCAGCCGCAGCGGCGAGCGGTCGGTGCTCGCCACCTCCTGGCGGATGCTCGCGAAGTGCCTCCACCCGCTGCCGGGGCACGTGAACGGCCCGATGGCACCCGAGCTCCGCGTCCGCCAGCGCCACCTCGACCTCGCCATGAACGACAGCGCCCGCGAGCACCTCCGGCGCCGGGCCGAGGTGCTGCGCGCGATCCGCGAGACCCTCCACGGGCAGGACTACCTCGAGGTCGAGACGCCGGTCCTGCACACGGTCCACGGCGGCGCCAACGCCCGCCCGTTCGCCACCTACAGCAACGCCTACGACCTGCCGCTCTCCTTGCGGATCGCCCCCGAGCTCTACCTCAAGCGGCTGTGCGTCGGCGGCGTCGAGCGGGTCTACGAGATGGGCCGGGTCTTCCGCAACGAGGGCGCCGACCGCACCCACAACCCGGAGTTCACCGCGCTCGAGGCGTACGACGCCCACGGCGACTACACGACGATGCGGCACCTGTGCCAGGAGCTGGTGACCACCGCGGCCACCGCGGTGCACGGCCGGCCCGTCCTGGTGCACCGCGACGCGGACGGCCAGGAGCACGAGCTGCCGATCGACGGCACCTGGACGGTGCGGACCGTGCACGACGCGGTGTCGGCGGCGCTCGGCGTCCGCGTCGACGGGGCGACGCCGGTCGAGGACCTGCGCGAGCTGGCCGCTGCCCACGGCATCGCGGGAGCCGGGCTGAGCGCCGACCAGGTCGTGCTCGAGCTCTACGAGGCGCTCGTCGAGCCGACGACGGTGGCGCCGACCTTCTACACCGACTTCCCGACCTCGGTGTGCCCGCTGACGCGCTCGCGCGACGACAACCCCGCGCTCGCGGAACGCTGGGACCTGGTCGTGCTCGGGATGGAGCTCGCCACGGCGTACAGCGAGCTGACCGACCCGGTCGAGCAGCGCCGGCGCCTCGAGGCGCAGTCCCTGCTCGCCGCCGGCGGCGATCCCGAGGCGATGGTCACCGACGAGCTGTTCCTCCAGTCGCTGGAGGTCGGCATGCCACCGACGGGCGGCCTCGGCATGGGCGTCGACCGGCTGCTCATGCTGCTGTCGGGCGACCCGATCCGCTCGACGGTGACCTTCCCGCTGGTGCGCCCCGACGCCGAGGAGACCGCGTGGTGA
- a CDS encoding rhodanese-like domain-containing protein: MSALTAVPAPAPVASPVRYDGVDALLADARSRLDRISARAAFQELVALGALLVDIRPAAQRAREGEVARWLPALVVERNVLEWRFDPRSDARLPEASYDRRVIVLCQEGYTSSLAADALRSIGIERATDVIGGFAAWREAGMPVSGVAA; this comes from the coding sequence GTGAGCGCCCTGACCGCGGTGCCCGCGCCTGCGCCCGTCGCCTCCCCTGTCCGGTACGACGGCGTCGACGCCCTCCTCGCCGACGCCCGGTCCCGGCTCGACCGGATCAGCGCCCGGGCCGCCTTCCAGGAGCTGGTCGCCCTCGGTGCCCTGCTCGTCGACATCCGGCCCGCAGCCCAGCGGGCCCGCGAGGGCGAGGTCGCCCGCTGGCTGCCCGCCCTCGTCGTCGAGCGCAACGTGCTCGAGTGGCGCTTCGACCCGCGCAGTGACGCCCGGCTGCCCGAGGCGTCGTACGACCGACGGGTGATCGTGCTGTGCCAGGAGGGCTACACCTCCTCGCTCGCCGCCGACGCGCTGCGCAGCATCGGCATCGAGCGGGCCACCGACGTGATCGGCGGGTTCGCGGCCTGGCGCGAGGCCGGGATGCCGGTCTCCGGCGTCGCCGCCTGA
- a CDS encoding response regulator transcription factor, with the protein MSTPIRVVVVDDHQIVRDGLTSLLGALDGIEVVGSASDGREALHVVEDTAPDLVVMDIQMPHLDGIEATRFLTGRNPALRVVMLTMNEDDDTVLSAIRAGACGYLLKGAGADEVQHAIRSAAAGGMVFGASLAAKVAGFFAGALPTQRADDDPFPELSERERDVLQRIAAGRSNDEIAAALYVSNKTVRNTVSAIYAKLHATGRADAIVKAREAGYGRD; encoded by the coding sequence ATGAGCACCCCGATCCGCGTGGTCGTCGTCGACGACCACCAGATCGTCCGCGACGGACTCACCTCGCTGCTCGGCGCGCTCGACGGCATCGAGGTCGTCGGCTCCGCCTCCGACGGTCGCGAGGCGCTGCACGTCGTCGAGGACACCGCGCCCGACCTGGTGGTCATGGACATCCAGATGCCGCACCTCGACGGCATCGAGGCGACCCGGTTCCTCACCGGCCGCAACCCCGCGCTGCGGGTGGTCATGCTGACCATGAACGAGGACGACGACACGGTGCTCAGCGCGATCCGCGCCGGGGCGTGCGGCTACCTGCTCAAGGGCGCCGGCGCCGACGAGGTGCAGCACGCGATCCGCTCGGCCGCCGCCGGCGGGATGGTGTTCGGCGCCAGCCTCGCCGCCAAGGTCGCCGGCTTCTTCGCCGGTGCCCTCCCGACCCAGCGCGCCGACGACGACCCCTTCCCCGAGCTCAGCGAGCGCGAGCGGGACGTGCTCCAGCGCATCGCCGCGGGCCGGTCCAACGACGAGATCGCGGCCGCCCTCTACGTCTCCAACAAGACCGTGCGCAACACGGTCTCGGCCATCTACGCCAAGCTGCACGCCACCGGCCGTGCCGACGCCATCGTCAAGGCCCGGGAGGCGGGCTACGGTCGCGACTGA
- a CDS encoding MFS transporter: MTATTASPTPTTPRAAKPTTLRAAAPAILALCLTMLVEMVDNSVLSVALPTIGRDLPVGPTGLQWIVGAYSLTFGGLLMVGGTLGDRLGRRRTLLVGIAGFGLASSLVVLATESWQLIGVRALCGVFAALIAPGTMSLVFRLFDDDELRRRAIGLIVSVAMVGVMVGPVLGGLAVSHLPWQALLVVNAPVAAIAFWGVARGIPVDDPAERRTGGADVPGAVLSVAMLGLILFTFTLGVDAGWTAPVTVVTASAALAAGVGFVLRERAAADPMLDLRLLGRRTVRGSAILQTGVMVAMVGVMFAATQLFQFAWGWTPLQAGLGTLPMVAGMFVSGPVTDALVARLGHRATALAGSTSLLVSLAVEYVALGAGYPVFAAGMVLLAVAARMVMTTSAVALIEALPEDHTGIGSALNDTAQEIGNVFGVAVVGTVTAAVMGTMLPSGRWSAAVVEEFLRSQRIGFAILAGLVAVITVVGGRTLTASRSTDEH, from the coding sequence ATGACCGCCACCACCGCGTCTCCGACGCCCACCACGCCGCGCGCCGCGAAGCCCACCACGCTCCGCGCCGCCGCGCCGGCGATCCTCGCCCTGTGCCTGACCATGCTCGTGGAGATGGTCGACAACTCCGTGCTGTCTGTCGCGCTGCCGACGATCGGCCGCGACCTCCCCGTCGGACCCACCGGCCTGCAGTGGATCGTCGGCGCCTACTCGCTCACCTTCGGCGGACTGTTGATGGTCGGCGGCACGCTCGGCGACAGGCTGGGGCGCCGCCGCACGCTGCTCGTCGGCATCGCCGGCTTCGGGCTGGCGTCCTCGCTCGTCGTGCTCGCGACCGAGTCGTGGCAGCTGATCGGCGTGCGTGCTCTGTGCGGCGTGTTCGCCGCCCTCATCGCACCCGGCACCATGTCCCTCGTCTTCCGGCTCTTCGACGACGACGAGCTGCGCCGGCGCGCGATCGGGCTGATCGTCAGTGTCGCGATGGTGGGCGTGATGGTCGGGCCGGTCCTGGGCGGCCTCGCCGTCAGCCACCTGCCGTGGCAGGCGCTGCTCGTGGTCAACGCCCCGGTCGCCGCCATTGCCTTCTGGGGGGTCGCCCGCGGCATCCCTGTCGACGACCCGGCCGAGCGTCGTACCGGTGGCGCGGACGTGCCCGGAGCCGTGCTCTCGGTCGCGATGCTCGGCCTGATCCTGTTCACCTTCACGCTCGGCGTCGACGCCGGCTGGACCGCGCCGGTCACTGTCGTCACGGCGAGCGCCGCGCTGGCGGCGGGCGTCGGCTTCGTGCTGCGCGAGCGCGCCGCGGCCGATCCGATGCTCGACCTGCGCCTGCTCGGCCGTCGCACCGTGCGCGGCAGCGCGATCCTGCAGACCGGCGTGATGGTCGCGATGGTCGGCGTCATGTTCGCCGCGACCCAGCTGTTCCAGTTCGCCTGGGGCTGGACGCCGCTGCAGGCCGGCCTGGGCACGCTGCCGATGGTCGCCGGCATGTTCGTCTCCGGGCCGGTCACCGATGCGCTCGTCGCCCGCCTCGGCCACCGGGCCACCGCCCTGGCCGGCAGCACGTCGCTGCTGGTCTCCCTGGCCGTCGAGTACGTCGCCCTCGGCGCCGGCTACCCGGTCTTCGCCGCCGGCATGGTGCTGCTCGCGGTGGCGGCGCGGATGGTGATGACGACGTCGGCGGTCGCGCTGATCGAGGCGCTCCCTGAGGACCACACCGGCATCGGCTCGGCCCTCAACGACACGGCCCAGGAGATCGGCAACGTCTTCGGTGTCGCCGTGGTCGGCACCGTCACCGCGGCCGTCATGGGCACCATGCTGCCGAGCGGGCGCTGGAGTGCCGCGGTGGTCGAGGAGTTCCTGCGCAGCCAGCGGATCGGGTTCGCGATCCTGGCCGGCCTGGTCGCCGTGATCACCGTGGTGGGCGGGCGCACCCTGACCGCCTCGAGGTCGACCGACGAGCACTGA
- the aztD gene encoding zinc metallochaperone AztD encodes MLIRSGVPVVLGALVLAACGAEQSTRPSSSPSPSAGASAAATEVDGPRPRLAMTYDGGVLVLDARTGEVLLDEEREGFLRLNPAGDGRHVLVSGAGGLTALDTGAWTDEHGDHGHSWTGEPRVTGFRIEAEEPGHVVAHHGRTTVFDDGTGAITAFDPADLADGTPEVETFRAAEAHHGVAVQDGHGNPMMTVGDEESRSGIRVVTAAGNELASSDECPGVHGEAFAGDVALFGCEDGVLLVDGREVTKIASPDPYGRIGNQAGHDTSPYVLGDYKVDADAELERPTRVSLIDTRDASLRLLDLPASYSFRSLGRTPDGDALVLGTDGALHVIDVAAARLSASVPVVAAWREPKDWQQPRPLLEVVGSTAYVTEPATRQVHVVDLASHRVVDSIELPQVPVELRGVSG; translated from the coding sequence ATGTTGATCCGATCCGGTGTCCCCGTCGTCCTCGGTGCCCTCGTCCTCGCCGCGTGCGGAGCCGAGCAGTCCACCCGCCCGTCGTCCTCCCCGTCACCGTCCGCCGGTGCGTCCGCGGCGGCGACGGAGGTGGACGGTCCGCGGCCCCGTCTCGCGATGACGTACGACGGCGGGGTGCTCGTCCTCGACGCCCGGACGGGGGAGGTGCTGCTCGACGAGGAGCGGGAGGGCTTCCTCCGCCTCAACCCCGCGGGGGACGGGCGCCACGTGCTCGTGTCCGGCGCCGGTGGGCTCACGGCACTCGACACGGGGGCCTGGACCGACGAGCACGGCGACCACGGCCACTCGTGGACGGGCGAGCCCCGGGTGACGGGCTTCAGGATCGAGGCCGAGGAGCCCGGGCACGTCGTGGCGCACCACGGCCGGACCACGGTCTTCGACGACGGCACCGGTGCGATCACGGCCTTCGACCCCGCCGACCTGGCGGACGGCACGCCGGAGGTCGAGACCTTCCGCGCCGCCGAGGCGCACCACGGCGTCGCCGTGCAGGACGGGCACGGCAACCCGATGATGACCGTGGGCGACGAGGAGTCGCGCTCCGGGATCCGCGTGGTCACGGCGGCCGGCAACGAGCTGGCCTCGTCCGACGAGTGCCCGGGCGTGCACGGCGAGGCGTTCGCCGGCGACGTCGCCCTGTTCGGCTGCGAGGACGGCGTGCTGCTCGTCGACGGACGCGAGGTCACCAAGATCGCCTCCCCCGACCCGTACGGCCGCATCGGCAACCAGGCCGGGCACGACACGTCGCCGTACGTGCTCGGCGACTACAAGGTCGACGCCGACGCCGAGCTCGAGCGACCGACCCGGGTCTCGCTCATCGACACCCGCGACGCCTCGCTGCGGCTGCTCGACCTGCCGGCCAGCTACAGCTTCCGCTCCCTGGGGCGCACGCCCGACGGCGACGCGCTGGTGCTCGGCACCGACGGGGCCCTGCACGTCATCGACGTCGCGGCTGCCCGGCTCAGCGCCTCCGTCCCCGTCGTCGCGGCCTGGCGGGAGCCGAAGGACTGGCAGCAGCCGCGACCGCTGCTCGAGGTGGTCGGGAGCACGGCATACGTCACCGAGCCCGCCACCCGGCAGGTCCACGTCGTCGACCTCGCCAGCCACCGCGTCGTCGACAGCATCGAGCTCCCGCAGGTCCCGGTCGAGCTCCGCGGCGTCAGCGGCTGA
- a CDS encoding TetR/AcrR family transcriptional regulator, whose protein sequence is MPGRPRTTRRATHSLDQIVDTAIAMLDRDGTSGLTLRGLAAELGGGLGSIYWYVAGKAELLDLACDTLIGRALTADDAPMPPMEVELDTDDAVVLEAAATVRRISLALFAQMDEHPWLAAQSRLGGADRPNALRVWEQVGRALAAMGLSPRQQFHGSTAITGYVVGVAAEMSAQDDAVDPTLSQEEQLDRIVERWQGEAYDDLPWIRSMADQFRRHDDLAQFAAGLDLLVLGLVRQAVSPGRPRRPARG, encoded by the coding sequence ATGCCAGGACGCCCTCGGACGACCCGCCGCGCGACCCACTCGCTCGACCAGATCGTCGACACCGCGATCGCGATGCTCGACCGCGACGGCACCAGCGGCCTCACCCTGCGCGGCCTGGCCGCCGAGCTGGGCGGCGGCCTGGGCAGCATCTACTGGTACGTCGCCGGCAAGGCCGAGCTGCTGGACCTGGCCTGCGACACCCTGATCGGGCGCGCGCTGACCGCGGACGACGCACCCATGCCGCCGATGGAGGTCGAGCTCGACACCGACGACGCGGTGGTGCTCGAGGCGGCGGCGACGGTGCGCCGGATCTCGCTGGCGCTGTTCGCACAGATGGACGAGCACCCGTGGCTCGCGGCGCAGTCACGGCTGGGCGGCGCGGACCGTCCCAACGCCCTGCGGGTGTGGGAGCAGGTCGGCCGGGCCCTGGCGGCCATGGGCCTCTCCCCGCGCCAGCAGTTCCACGGCAGCACCGCGATCACGGGCTACGTCGTCGGCGTCGCCGCCGAGATGTCGGCGCAGGACGACGCGGTCGACCCCACGCTGTCGCAGGAGGAGCAGCTCGACCGCATCGTCGAGCGCTGGCAGGGCGAGGCGTACGACGACCTCCCGTGGATCCGCTCGATGGCGGACCAGTTCCGCCGGCACGACGACCTCGCCCAGTTCGCCGCCGGCCTGGACCTGCTGGTCCTCGGCCTGGTCCGCCAGGCGGTCAGCCCCGGTCGACCTCGTCGGCCGGCTCGAGGCTGA